DNA from Solanum stenotomum isolate F172 chromosome 3, ASM1918654v1, whole genome shotgun sequence:
ATTAACTTGATACTGCTTGATTGTTGAACTATGAATGTTGGATTATGACTGTTGAGCCTTGTGGGCTGTGTAAaatgaactgttaggttgggttgatttctatgcaggttgtagttgaggtggttcggttgggatgaaaggagtacttgtattctaaATTAGTTTTTCCTTATTTAGTGGGTTGCTTGTTGAGTATCGTGttgtttggtactcactccATTGTtttacacttgtgtaggtttcgAGCTTGGACCCGTGTGATTATCTCCTTCATCTTTCTCTGAGGCTTTCAGAGGATATATTGAGAGGTAATTGCTTGTCATCCCGGCGGGACCTCTTGTTccttattttgtgttttgttctattcgagaaacaaagacattgagacttgtatttatctttcaaattttgTACTAAGCCTCAAATGCAAGAGAGCTATTGGGTAACCCATCTACTTGCAAGGAGACTTATTGGGACTCTTTTTTACCTAACTAATTATCGCCCAAAGATTGCTTACACTTACACAAATATGAGGGAGTGATCAACCGGTTTTTATATGGACAAGCCGGGATCATCTCACTTAGAAGCTTCTTTTCAGATTCTGCGATACATCAAAAGCTCAACGGGAAGAGGTTGATTCTTGTCTATGTCATCctagtggcttgtacacgtgacaatcaTATTTTGGGGGTGTTTATAAGTTGACTAAGCTTTTCGCACTTACGCTATTGTTGATTTATTTCCACATTTCTTTCATACTTTTGGGTTTAGAttgacttgtcttggtgagTTTAAACAAGTGCCATCACATtcatttttggatcgtgacagaATAAAAACAACATGCAatgtaatttgtaaaaaaagTAATCACTTGTGGAATTTGGAAAAATGtggtatttatttttaagttgaaaTGATATTTGCTTGTGCTATTAAGTTCTTGGTCATTGCACCAAGACACTATGGTTGAAGTTGGAACTTTTGCAAATAGCTAGTATAGAGGTACATATTTGTATACTTTCTTCACaatacaaatcaaaatcaaatagaagTAAATTCCATATTGTGATTTGCTTTATTCCACCAAACAAGGAGGTACAGTAGTTGTCTAAAGCTAGtataaaaccccaaaaaacaaatgaaaggaagaaattaaaaaaagaaagaaaataaataagtgtTAGAAAAATCTGCAAAGTGGTTGACACTTTCTATAAATTACCTACTTACTAGTGATAAATTGGTAATGAAAGACCCTTCATATATCCCATTAGAACAAGGCACATTACACatccaaagaaaagaaaatacaaaaaaatggtTTGCCCCTCTCAGCCAAAAACTTCCCTGAAATCATCATCTACTAGCTTAAACTCTATGAAGCTGAAGAGCCTAGTACAATCCTTCATATTCTCCCATGTATACCGAGCTATAGCGAAAGCGAAAtcattattaattcaaattgtgAAGAATGTTCAGTTAGTTCAtcagaacaagaagaagaataatGTGAAGTTGTTTCTTGGTTCATTTAGATTGCATTATAATTGGTGTTCTTCTCATGTGATGCCAGTGCCTGTTCCAACTGCATTTGATGTTTATTATGATTCTACATGGAATTCTATTCTATCTACTGCTTGTGATGAGTCAGAACTCTCTGGCTATCTTCAATGGCTTGAAGACAAGGACAATAGTAATAATGATATTGATAAGCTTGCTGATATGTTCATTGCAAATTCTCATGAAAGGTTTAGGTTGGAGAAAGTTGAATCTTATAGGAGATTTCAAGAAATGTTGGCTAGAAGTGTATGATCCAATATTATTTTAGTGGTTGGTGTTGtatgttttgataattttctcatattttggaAGGTGcatggactttttttttttttttaaaaaaatttagaaaggTAGGTCTTGTGGGATTATATAACCATAGAATATGGAGTAAAGAGAAGGAAAATCTCTTGGCTAGATGGGGGTATGGAGAATTGTGCAATTCTTCTCATTGACATATGTTAATACCTTTGAGATCTGAAATTTATTACAATCCTTCTACTAtatcaacaatttcaatcaatttCTATTTGAGAGGTTTCCTTGTTTCCTTATatcgtttaaataattataaagatgattaaaaatctatcaattttATGAAGAAAACAACCCATTTAAATCtctaatattttattcatgCCATATAACGAAAAGAAGGTAATTTACATTGGATTTTGGTTCATTAAAATTTCATTGGTGTCGAGTCTGTTGGATAGGACTTGCCTAGTGCAATTTACATCGTATGTATGATTTACAGTCTATTACATCCGATACACACAAAAATGCTCATCCAAATTAAAGAGACCGTAGCTATTATCAATTATCCtggagttttaaaaaaataataattttatctgtGTGAACGTATTACCGTTTTCATTATATCCACATATTTTAAGGATAGTGACATTTGGGTTTATCTCTTTGCCTTTTGTGGGGTTTAAGTCCGTAAGTTCCTTCGCTTTTGTTTCTATTCCTGCGGGCCAAGTTTTTGATACTTTTGAGATTTAGACTgttgataaaaataaagaaaatgcaTTAAAATAACTATCCTATATTTAAAACAATGAAGACCGTCGAATTCTTTTTGTCCTTtattaaaatactttataaggtaaaattgtcatttattatttttgttgaataattattattttactatttaaCACTTAattgtaaaacaaaaaaattcctaatatttagtaatttttatttattttttcttaaatctttCTTATTTGAACTATATATGTTGAGAATTCATCACTAATTTTTGATAGATTAGATGAGAGGGGTTTGGGCTACAGTTTAGAAATTGGAATTTGAAATAGGGAAAAAGTAAAAGAGATGCATGACCCTTTTCTTCGAGTAATTAACTCAT
Protein-coding regions in this window:
- the LOC125857451 gene encoding uncharacterized protein LOC125857451 codes for the protein MVCPSQPKTSLKSSSTSLNSMKLKSLVQSFIFSHVYRAIAKAKSLLIQIVKNVQLVHQNKKKNNVKLFLGSFRLHYNWCSSHVMPVPVPTAFDVYYDSTWNSILSTACDESELSGYLQWLEDKDNSNNDIDKLADMFIANSHERFRLEKVESYRRFQEMLARSV